One genomic window of Geodermatophilus sp. DSM 44513 includes the following:
- a CDS encoding maltose ABC transporter substrate-binding protein — MRGRSWKALVGSVAVTMAVSACGGGSETDGEAAGGGGGTGGGGGGEADLTIMVDAERTPIMETLGQQFGEENGVTVEVQSIAENVQSQFVTAAQAGEGPDIVMGAHDWIGNFVQNGAIDPIQLSPEQTAEFNPLAIEGVTFNGQVYGVPFAVENVVLFRNTDLAPEAPSTIEDLVATGQAVVAEGRASEVLALPVGEVGDPYHIYPLFTSGGGYLFGENPDGSYDPADFGLGSPGSVEAFQKIGALGETGAGVLKRSITGENIVNLFGGGDAVYMLSGPWNLAPLAETDVPFEISPVPGFADGGPARPFVGVQAMYVASGSDNKTLAQEFATNYFTNPEIAQQLFEADPRPPALTAVLEAVQADNPLVAQVLAAGEGGDILPAIPEMQAVFDPMGKAEAAVIGGADVPSTITSAAQTISDAIN; from the coding sequence ATGCGTGGGCGCAGCTGGAAGGCGCTGGTCGGCAGCGTCGCCGTGACGATGGCGGTGAGCGCCTGCGGAGGCGGCAGCGAGACCGACGGCGAGGCGGCCGGCGGGGGCGGTGGCACCGGCGGTGGGGGCGGTGGCGAGGCCGACCTGACGATCATGGTCGACGCCGAGCGCACCCCGATCATGGAGACCCTGGGGCAGCAGTTCGGCGAGGAGAACGGGGTCACCGTCGAGGTCCAGTCGATCGCGGAGAACGTCCAGTCGCAGTTCGTGACGGCCGCGCAGGCCGGCGAGGGCCCCGACATCGTCATGGGCGCACACGACTGGATCGGCAACTTCGTCCAGAACGGCGCCATCGACCCGATCCAGCTGTCCCCCGAGCAGACCGCGGAGTTCAACCCGCTGGCCATCGAGGGCGTCACCTTCAACGGCCAGGTCTACGGTGTGCCGTTCGCGGTTGAGAACGTCGTGCTGTTCCGCAACACCGACCTGGCGCCCGAGGCGCCGTCCACCATCGAGGACCTGGTGGCCACCGGGCAGGCCGTCGTCGCGGAGGGGCGGGCCAGCGAGGTGCTCGCGCTGCCCGTCGGCGAGGTCGGCGACCCCTACCACATCTACCCGCTGTTCACCTCCGGTGGCGGCTACCTGTTCGGCGAGAACCCCGACGGCAGCTACGACCCGGCCGACTTCGGCCTGGGCTCCCCCGGGTCGGTGGAGGCCTTCCAGAAGATCGGCGCCCTCGGCGAGACCGGTGCCGGGGTGCTCAAGCGCTCGATCACCGGGGAGAACATCGTCAACCTGTTCGGCGGCGGCGACGCGGTCTACATGCTGTCCGGGCCGTGGAACCTGGCCCCGCTGGCCGAGACCGACGTGCCCTTCGAGATCAGCCCGGTGCCCGGCTTCGCCGACGGCGGCCCCGCGCGGCCGTTCGTGGGCGTGCAGGCGATGTACGTCGCCAGCGGCAGCGACAACAAGACGCTGGCCCAGGAGTTCGCCACGAACTACTTCACCAACCCCGAGATCGCCCAGCAGCTGTTCGAGGCCGACCCGCGCCCGCCGGCGCTGACCGCCGTCCTCGAGGCGGTCCAGGCCGACAACCCGCTGGTCGCCCAGGTGCTGGCCGCCGGTGAGGGCGGCGACATCCTCCCGGCGATCCCGGAGATGCAGGCCGTGTTCGACCCGATGGGCAAGGCCGAGGCCGCCGTCATCGGCGGCGCGGACGTCCCGTCGACGATCACCTCGGCCGCCCAGACGATCTCCGACGCGATCAACTGA
- a CDS encoding alpha-amylase family glycosyl hydrolase, giving the protein MTPVDPASALALPHSDGSALFVPDDAPAVGSTATVFLRVPTGDGATGVHVRSTPDGEAELFPGTVDRTTPTDTWWRCEVPVRNPDTHYRFLLTGGPRGYRWLTGAGVHGHEVTDAADFRLAVPPAAPGWARDAVVYQVFPDRFARSPAADGRRTPAWAHPARWQDPVDAFGPTVATQLYGGDLDGVTAHLDHVAGLGADTVYLTPFFPAESNHRYNATDFTAVDPLLGGDEALARLSDAVHRRGMRLLGDLTTNHCGDTHTWFRRALADRGSAERGFFYFAGPDSDAYENWLGYDTLVKFDFGSAELRRRLVEGPDSTAGRWLRPPFSLDGWRIDVGQMTGRRGRDDHNRAVVRALRRTLADSGRDALLLAEHSFDASADLAGEGWHGVMDYARFSTPVRSWLRAPDAEEHRHPGLPPPVPRLPAEASVATMRAFTAARPWRATATSWSILSSHDTARIRTLVRTREVHEVAAGLLFTLPGAPMVFAGDELGLTGTSGEAARTPFPWHAPETWDGQTLDAYRALAALRRRSTALRRGGLRWLAADGDVMAFLREAPGERLLVLARRAPGRPLRLPAVPLGLTGEAPNVHGGAPPLVADATSTAVLPGDGPTFQVWQLA; this is encoded by the coding sequence GTGACCCCGGTCGACCCGGCGTCGGCCCTGGCGCTGCCGCACTCCGACGGGTCGGCGCTGTTCGTGCCGGACGACGCGCCGGCGGTCGGCAGCACCGCGACGGTGTTCCTGCGGGTGCCGACCGGCGACGGCGCCACCGGCGTGCACGTGCGGTCCACCCCGGACGGGGAGGCCGAGCTGTTCCCCGGGACGGTCGACCGGACGACGCCGACCGACACGTGGTGGCGCTGCGAGGTCCCGGTGCGCAACCCGGACACCCACTACCGCTTCCTGCTCACCGGCGGACCGCGCGGCTACCGCTGGCTCACCGGCGCCGGGGTGCACGGCCACGAGGTCACCGACGCCGCCGACTTCCGCCTCGCCGTGCCCCCCGCGGCGCCCGGGTGGGCCCGCGACGCCGTCGTCTACCAGGTCTTCCCCGACCGGTTCGCCCGCTCGCCCGCCGCCGACGGTCGGCGCACGCCGGCCTGGGCGCACCCCGCCCGCTGGCAGGACCCGGTGGACGCGTTCGGCCCGACCGTGGCCACCCAGCTGTACGGGGGCGACCTCGACGGCGTCACCGCCCACCTGGACCACGTCGCGGGCCTGGGCGCCGACACCGTCTACCTCACCCCGTTCTTCCCGGCGGAGTCCAACCACCGCTACAACGCCACCGACTTCACCGCCGTCGACCCCCTGCTCGGCGGCGACGAGGCGCTGGCGCGGCTGTCGGACGCCGTGCACCGGCGCGGCATGCGCCTGCTCGGCGACCTCACCACCAACCACTGCGGGGACACCCACACCTGGTTCCGCCGGGCGCTGGCCGACCGCGGATCGGCGGAGCGGGGGTTCTTCTACTTCGCCGGCCCGGACTCCGACGCCTACGAGAACTGGCTCGGCTACGACACGCTGGTCAAGTTCGACTTCGGCTCCGCGGAGCTGCGCCGGCGGCTGGTCGAGGGGCCGGACAGCACCGCCGGCCGGTGGCTGCGCCCGCCGTTCTCCCTGGACGGCTGGCGCATCGACGTCGGCCAGATGACCGGGCGCCGCGGCCGGGACGACCACAACCGCGCGGTGGTGCGCGCGCTGCGGCGCACCCTGGCCGACAGCGGCCGGGACGCGCTGCTGCTCGCCGAGCACAGCTTCGACGCCAGCGCCGACCTGGCCGGCGAGGGCTGGCACGGGGTCATGGACTACGCGAGGTTCAGCACGCCCGTCCGCTCCTGGCTGCGCGCCCCGGACGCCGAGGAGCACCGCCACCCCGGCCTGCCGCCGCCGGTGCCCCGGCTGCCGGCCGAGGCGTCGGTGGCCACGATGCGGGCCTTCACCGCCGCGCGCCCCTGGCGGGCCACGGCGACCTCCTGGTCGATCCTGTCCAGCCACGACACCGCCCGCATCCGCACGCTGGTGCGCACCCGGGAGGTGCACGAGGTCGCCGCGGGGCTGCTGTTCACCCTCCCCGGTGCACCCATGGTCTTCGCCGGCGACGAGCTGGGGCTGACCGGCACCTCCGGCGAGGCCGCGCGCACGCCGTTCCCCTGGCACGCCCCCGAGACCTGGGACGGGCAGACGCTGGACGCCTACCGCGCCCTGGCCGCCCTGCGCCGCCGGAGCACCGCGCTGCGCCGCGGCGGGCTGCGCTGGCTGGCCGCCGACGGCGACGTCATGGCCTTCCTGCGCGAGGCGCCCGGCGAGCGGCTCCTCGTCCTGGCCCGCCGGGCCCCGGGGCGGCCGCTGCGGCTCCCGGCCGTCCCGCTGGGGCTGACCGGCGAGGCGCCCAACGTCCACGGCGGGGCACCGCCGCTGGTCGCCGACGCCACCTCCACCGCCGTCCTGCCCGGGGACGGACCCACCTTCCAGGTCTGGCAGCTCGCCTGA
- a CDS encoding ABC transporter permease subunit, with protein sequence MASSLQQAPQTSTPHEGGRRPRSRGSTTVVGQVVKTTLLAVVGAIAVAAALPLVAAGEWLLLAVLVLVTALLFWVYLSPRHVPLKYLVPGTLFLLAFQLFPVVYTVSIAFTNYGDAHRGSKEDAVRAIEGASVQQLPDSPTYELSIATEGDPATGDVVFLLTDTAQDEYFLGTAEGLEELDPDDVEVGSTGRITALDGYTVLDLGQATARDAEISTFSVPTDGGAIRNQGLSSAYEGAARQQYDAGCDCITDAQSGQVWTADEEVGYFVDENGDNLAQGWRVGVGLENFAAVVTNPTISQYFFQILVWNLAFAALSVLLTFAAGLFMAVVLNHPRLRGQRLYRSLLILPYAMPAFAMLLVWRDMFNTDFGLVNRLLGLDVNWLGEPWTARVAVLLVQLWMGYPYMFLVATGALQAIPADLTEAAGVDGARPGYAFRTITFPLLLVALSPLLITSFAFNFNNFNAVYLITEGGPFPADNPQAGATDLLITYTYRLAFGVGGAQYGFAAAISVLIFLIVAVMSILMFRRTRALEEVNR encoded by the coding sequence GTGGCCTCATCGCTGCAGCAGGCGCCGCAGACCTCCACCCCGCACGAGGGCGGGCGCCGGCCGAGGAGCCGGGGTTCCACCACGGTCGTCGGCCAGGTGGTCAAGACCACCCTGCTCGCCGTGGTGGGCGCGATCGCGGTCGCCGCCGCCCTGCCGCTGGTCGCCGCCGGCGAGTGGCTGCTGCTCGCCGTCCTCGTGCTGGTCACCGCGCTGCTGTTCTGGGTCTACCTCTCACCGCGGCACGTGCCCCTGAAGTACCTCGTCCCCGGCACGCTGTTCCTGCTCGCCTTCCAGCTGTTCCCGGTCGTCTACACCGTGTCGATCGCCTTCACCAACTACGGCGACGCGCACCGGGGCAGCAAGGAGGACGCGGTCCGCGCCATCGAGGGCGCCTCCGTCCAGCAGCTGCCCGACTCCCCCACCTACGAGCTGTCGATCGCCACCGAGGGCGACCCGGCCACCGGGGACGTCGTCTTCCTGCTCACCGACACCGCCCAGGACGAGTACTTCCTCGGCACCGCCGAGGGGCTGGAGGAACTCGACCCCGACGACGTGGAGGTCGGCTCCACCGGCCGGATCACCGCCCTGGACGGGTACACGGTCCTCGACCTCGGGCAGGCGACGGCCCGCGACGCCGAGATCTCCACCTTCAGCGTCCCGACCGACGGTGGGGCCATCCGCAACCAGGGCCTGTCCAGCGCCTACGAGGGCGCGGCCCGCCAGCAGTACGACGCCGGGTGCGACTGCATCACCGACGCGCAGAGCGGGCAGGTCTGGACCGCCGACGAGGAGGTCGGCTACTTCGTCGACGAGAACGGCGACAACCTGGCCCAGGGCTGGCGGGTCGGCGTCGGCCTGGAGAACTTCGCCGCCGTGGTCACCAACCCCACGATCAGCCAGTACTTCTTCCAGATCCTGGTGTGGAACCTGGCCTTCGCGGCGCTGTCGGTCCTGCTCACCTTCGCGGCGGGGCTGTTCATGGCGGTGGTGCTCAACCACCCGCGGCTGCGCGGGCAGCGCCTCTACCGCTCGCTGCTGATCCTCCCCTACGCCATGCCGGCCTTCGCGATGCTGCTGGTCTGGCGGGACATGTTCAACACCGACTTCGGCCTGGTCAACCGGCTGCTGGGGCTGGACGTCAACTGGCTCGGCGAGCCGTGGACGGCGCGGGTGGCGGTGCTGCTGGTCCAGCTGTGGATGGGCTACCCCTACATGTTCCTGGTGGCCACCGGTGCGCTGCAGGCCATCCCGGCCGACCTCACCGAGGCCGCCGGCGTCGACGGCGCCCGGCCCGGCTACGCCTTCCGCACCATCACCTTCCCGCTGCTGCTGGTCGCGCTGTCCCCGCTGCTGATCACCTCGTTCGCGTTCAACTTCAACAACTTCAACGCGGTCTACCTGATCACCGAGGGCGGGCCGTTCCCGGCGGACAACCCGCAGGCGGGAGCGACCGACCTGTTGATCACCTACACCTACCGGCTGGCGTTCGGGGTGGGCGGCGCGCAGTACGGGTTCGCTGCGGCCATCTCCGTGCTCATCTTCCTCATCGTCGCCGTCATGTCGATCCTGATGTTCCGCCGCACCCGAGCCCTGGAGGAGGTCAACCGATGA
- a CDS encoding ABC transporter ATP-binding protein: MAEVVLDKVNKQYENGFHAVKDLDLAIADGEFLVLVGPSGCGKSTALRMVAGLEDVTSGTLRIGDRVVNTLPPRDRDIAMVFQSYALYPHMTVADNIGYGLRIKRMDKAEIGRRVQRAADMLELTPLLDRKPAQLSGGQRQRVAMGRAIVREPSVFLMDEPLSNLDAKLRVQMRAEIAQVQQDLGTTTIYVTHDQVEAMTMGDRVAVLKAGVLQQAGDPQYLYDNPANLFVAGFIGSPPMNMGLGRVERAGDGLVVHLGSCPLRLGPEALAKAPALAGHVGHEVAVGIRSEDMEDARIARDAPEDARLRARVVLTEALGSEITVHFTVDAPEVVTEDTRALAQDARAEETSHRVAGTKFVASFAPRSRVRPGDEIEVVVDTERLHFFDTASGAAIRG; this comes from the coding sequence ATGGCCGAGGTAGTCCTCGACAAGGTCAACAAGCAGTACGAGAACGGGTTCCACGCCGTGAAGGACCTCGACCTCGCGATCGCCGACGGGGAGTTCCTGGTGCTCGTCGGCCCCTCGGGCTGTGGGAAGAGCACCGCGCTGCGCATGGTCGCCGGGCTCGAGGACGTGACCAGCGGGACGCTGCGCATCGGCGACCGGGTGGTCAACACGCTCCCGCCGCGGGACCGCGACATCGCCATGGTCTTCCAGTCCTACGCCCTGTACCCGCACATGACGGTGGCCGACAACATCGGCTACGGGCTGCGGATCAAGCGCATGGACAAGGCCGAGATCGGCCGGCGGGTGCAGCGCGCCGCCGACATGCTGGAGCTGACGCCGCTGCTGGACCGCAAGCCCGCCCAGCTGTCCGGCGGGCAGCGTCAGCGGGTGGCGATGGGGCGGGCGATCGTCCGCGAGCCCTCGGTGTTCCTCATGGACGAGCCGCTGTCCAACCTCGACGCCAAGCTGCGGGTGCAGATGCGCGCGGAGATCGCCCAGGTCCAGCAGGACCTGGGGACGACGACGATCTACGTCACGCACGACCAGGTCGAGGCCATGACCATGGGCGACCGGGTCGCCGTCCTCAAGGCCGGGGTGCTGCAGCAGGCCGGCGACCCGCAGTACCTCTACGACAACCCGGCCAACCTCTTCGTCGCGGGCTTCATCGGCTCCCCGCCGATGAACATGGGCCTGGGCCGGGTCGAGCGCGCCGGCGACGGTCTGGTCGTCCACCTCGGCTCCTGCCCGCTGCGGCTGGGCCCGGAGGCGCTGGCCAAGGCGCCGGCGCTGGCCGGCCACGTCGGGCACGAGGTGGCCGTGGGCATCCGCAGCGAGGACATGGAGGACGCCCGGATCGCCCGCGACGCACCCGAGGACGCGCGGCTCCGGGCGCGGGTGGTGCTGACCGAGGCGCTGGGGTCGGAGATCACCGTGCACTTCACCGTGGACGCCCCCGAGGTGGTCACCGAGGACACCCGCGCCCTGGCCCAGGACGCCCGGGCCGAGGAGACGTCGCACCGGGTGGCGGGCACCAAGTTCGTCGCCTCGTTCGCGCCGCGGTCGCGGGTGCGGCCGGGCGACGAGATCGAGGTGGTCGTCGACACCGAGCGCCTGCACTTCTTCGACACGGCGAGCGGCGCGGCGATCCGCGGGTGA
- a CDS encoding cysteine desulfurase family protein has product MSSSETVYLDHAATTPLLPAVLAAMTAQLGRVGNASALHASGRAARRVAEQSRERLAEALGARPSEVLFTGGGTESDNLAVKGLFWARRDADARRRRIVVSPAEHHAVLDSVEWLAKHDGAEVTWLPVDPTGRVTPGALRAALGTGEDVALVSVMWANNEIGTVSDLAALAEVAHAVGVPLHTDAVQAVGQVPVDFAASGVDALTMTAHKLGGPMGAGVLLLRRDAACTPLLHGGGQERDVRSGTLDVAAIVGLQVAATTAVAEREDRADRVSVLRDRLVAGVVAQVPDVQLNGAALDDLVDGTVAGGPGRLPGNAHLSFPGAEGDALLMLLDARGVECSTGSACSAGVARPSHVLLATGADPDRARSSLRFSLGHTSTDADVDALLAVIGPVVERARRAGMGRR; this is encoded by the coding sequence ATGAGCTCCTCCGAGACGGTCTACCTGGACCACGCCGCGACCACCCCGCTGCTGCCGGCGGTGCTGGCCGCGATGACCGCACAGCTGGGCCGGGTCGGCAACGCCTCCGCGCTGCACGCCAGCGGCCGCGCCGCCCGCCGGGTCGCCGAGCAGTCGCGCGAGCGGCTGGCCGAGGCCCTGGGCGCCCGGCCGTCGGAGGTGCTGTTCACCGGCGGCGGCACCGAGAGCGACAACCTCGCCGTCAAGGGCCTGTTCTGGGCGCGCCGGGACGCCGACGCCCGCCGCCGGCGCATCGTGGTCAGCCCCGCCGAGCACCACGCGGTGCTCGACAGCGTCGAGTGGCTGGCCAAGCACGACGGCGCCGAGGTCACCTGGCTGCCGGTCGACCCGACCGGCCGGGTCACCCCGGGTGCCCTGCGCGCGGCGCTGGGCACCGGGGAGGACGTCGCCCTGGTCAGCGTCATGTGGGCCAACAACGAGATCGGCACGGTCAGCGACCTGGCCGCGCTGGCCGAGGTGGCGCACGCGGTCGGCGTCCCGCTGCACACCGACGCCGTCCAGGCCGTCGGGCAGGTGCCGGTCGACTTCGCCGCCAGCGGCGTGGACGCGCTGACCATGACCGCGCACAAGCTCGGCGGGCCGATGGGCGCCGGCGTGCTGCTGCTGCGCCGCGACGCCGCGTGCACCCCGCTGCTGCACGGCGGCGGCCAGGAGCGCGACGTGCGCTCGGGCACCCTCGACGTCGCGGCCATCGTCGGGCTGCAGGTCGCGGCCACCACGGCCGTCGCCGAGCGGGAGGACCGTGCCGACCGGGTGTCCGTGCTGCGCGACCGGCTGGTGGCCGGCGTGGTGGCGCAGGTGCCCGACGTCCAGCTCAACGGGGCGGCCCTGGACGACCTGGTCGACGGCACGGTCGCCGGCGGGCCGGGGCGGCTGCCCGGCAACGCCCACCTGTCCTTCCCGGGTGCGGAGGGCGACGCGCTGCTCATGCTGCTCGACGCCCGCGGCGTGGAGTGCTCCACCGGCTCGGCGTGCAGCGCCGGCGTCGCCCGGCCCAGCCACGTGCTGCTGGCCACCGGCGCCGACCCCGACCGGGCGCGCAGCTCGCTGCGGTTCAGCCTCGGGCACACCTCGACCGACGCCGACGTCGACGCCCTCCTCGCGGTGATCGGGCCGGTGGTGGAGCGCGCCCGCCGGGCGGGGATGGGCCGGCGGTGA
- a CDS encoding methionine synthase, with protein MAPLDPVSPADPDVPADLAAAGTAPGAEPAGRWGAATGVGSLPGADPAEAMRVVTGELPDFAHLPELPGRGAGADLLGRSAALLVDLAVELTPAGWRLVPRAGVDLRRAQEFLARDLDALHDVAEGYSGPFKVQAAGPWTLAAGLERTRGDRAVVDPGARRDLAQSLTEGLAAHVAAVTARVPGARVVVQLDEPSLPAVLQGALPTASGFGKLAAVEEPVVQQELAAVVGALPGPVVVHCCGNRAPLELFGAAGADGVSFDLGLVQDLDALGAAVEAGTRLLAGVVPGTDAPLPAPRATASRVRAWWRELGFAADVLHEAVTLTPSCGLAGATPGYARAAMTHVREAARYLLPE; from the coding sequence GTGGCCCCGCTGGACCCCGTCTCGCCCGCCGACCCCGACGTCCCCGCCGACCTCGCCGCCGCGGGGACGGCCCCCGGTGCGGAGCCGGCCGGGCGGTGGGGGGCGGCGACCGGCGTGGGCTCGCTGCCCGGCGCGGACCCGGCCGAGGCAATGCGCGTGGTCACCGGCGAGCTGCCCGACTTCGCCCACCTGCCCGAGCTGCCCGGCCGCGGGGCGGGCGCGGACCTGCTCGGGCGCAGCGCCGCGCTGCTGGTCGACCTGGCCGTCGAGCTGACCCCGGCCGGCTGGCGGCTGGTCCCGCGGGCGGGGGTCGACCTGCGCCGCGCCCAGGAGTTCCTGGCCCGCGACCTCGACGCCCTGCACGACGTCGCCGAGGGCTACTCCGGGCCGTTCAAGGTGCAGGCCGCCGGGCCGTGGACGCTGGCCGCCGGCCTGGAGCGCACCCGCGGCGACCGCGCCGTCGTCGACCCCGGCGCCCGCCGCGACCTCGCCCAGTCGCTCACCGAGGGGCTGGCGGCGCACGTCGCCGCCGTCACCGCACGGGTGCCCGGGGCGCGGGTGGTCGTCCAGCTCGACGAGCCCTCGCTGCCCGCCGTCCTCCAGGGGGCGCTGCCCACCGCCAGCGGCTTCGGGAAGCTGGCAGCGGTCGAGGAGCCGGTGGTGCAGCAGGAGCTCGCCGCCGTCGTCGGCGCCCTGCCCGGTCCGGTGGTGGTGCACTGCTGCGGCAACCGGGCGCCCCTGGAGCTGTTCGGCGCGGCCGGCGCGGACGGCGTCTCCTTCGACCTCGGGCTGGTGCAGGACCTCGACGCCCTGGGCGCCGCGGTGGAGGCCGGCACCCGGCTGCTCGCCGGCGTCGTCCCCGGCACCGACGCGCCGCTGCCCGCGCCGAGGGCGACGGCGTCGCGCGTGCGGGCGTGGTGGCGGGAGCTCGGCTTCGCCGCAGACGTGCTGCACGAGGCGGTCACCCTCACCCCGTCCTGCGGGCTGGCCGGCGCCACGCCGGGGTACGCGCGGGCGGCCATGACCCACGTGCGCGAGGCCGCGAGGTACCTGCTGCCGGAGTGA
- the mnmA gene encoding tRNA 2-thiouridine(34) synthase MnmA, protein MRLLAAMSGGVDSAVAAALAVDAGHDVTGVHLALSPDRQTLRSGARGCCSVEDAHDARRVADELGIPFYVWDLADRFAQDVVEDFVAEYAAGRTPNPCLRCNERIKFSAVLDRARALGFDAVVTGHHARLVDGELRRSVDTAKDQSYVLAVLTPAQLAGAVFPLGSMTKQRVREVAAERGFAVATKADSHDVCFIPDGDTRGFLTRRLGARPGPVVDAATGATVGQHAGTHGFTVGQRRGLGVAVGDSRPRYVLGIEPVTRTVTIGTADLAGVTEVRTAPPTWTGPAPALPVRAEVQLRAHGSPVPCAVTAGDDGGLRLLLDTAQRGVAPGQSAVLYAPDAGRGDLVLGQGTVAATA, encoded by the coding sequence GTGAGGCTGCTCGCCGCGATGAGCGGCGGCGTGGACTCCGCCGTCGCCGCCGCGCTGGCCGTGGACGCCGGGCACGACGTCACCGGCGTGCACCTGGCACTGTCACCGGACCGGCAGACCCTGCGCAGCGGTGCCCGCGGCTGCTGCAGCGTCGAGGACGCGCACGACGCCCGCCGGGTCGCCGACGAGCTGGGCATCCCGTTCTACGTCTGGGACCTCGCCGACCGGTTCGCCCAGGACGTCGTCGAGGACTTCGTCGCCGAGTACGCCGCCGGGCGCACCCCGAACCCGTGCCTGCGGTGCAACGAGCGGATCAAGTTCTCCGCGGTGCTGGACCGGGCGCGGGCCCTGGGCTTCGACGCGGTGGTCACCGGCCACCACGCCCGGCTGGTGGACGGCGAGCTGCGCCGCTCGGTGGACACGGCCAAGGACCAGTCCTACGTGCTCGCCGTCCTCACCCCCGCGCAGCTGGCCGGGGCGGTGTTCCCGCTGGGGTCGATGACCAAGCAGCGGGTGCGCGAGGTCGCCGCCGAGCGCGGCTTCGCGGTGGCCACCAAGGCCGACTCGCACGACGTCTGCTTCATCCCCGACGGCGACACCCGCGGCTTCCTCACCCGACGGCTCGGTGCCCGGCCCGGCCCGGTGGTCGACGCCGCGACCGGCGCGACGGTGGGGCAGCACGCCGGCACCCACGGGTTCACGGTGGGCCAGCGCCGCGGGCTCGGGGTCGCCGTCGGCGACTCCCGGCCGCGCTACGTGCTGGGCATCGAGCCGGTGACCCGCACGGTGACCATCGGCACCGCGGACCTCGCCGGGGTGACCGAGGTCCGTACCGCCCCGCCGACCTGGACCGGCCCGGCGCCGGCCCTCCCGGTGCGGGCCGAGGTGCAGCTGCGCGCGCACGGCAGCCCGGTGCCGTGCGCGGTCACCGCGGGGGACGACGGCGGCCTGCGGCTGCTGCTCGACACCGCGCAGCGCGGGGTCGCGCCGGGCCAGTCGGCGGTGCTGTACGCCCCCGACGCCGGGCGCGGCGACCTCGTGCTGGGCCAGGGGACCGTCGCCGCGACCGCCTGA
- a CDS encoding sugar ABC transporter permease, with translation MTGVQTAPPPSVNPGGEGGDPPPGAVRLGGTRGGWFRQVGWRHLVGLLALAFALFPILFVVSAAFNPVGTLSSSTLVPTGASLANFTELFTETRFARWFGNTLLIGLLSAGLSVFLSACAAFAFSRFRFTGRRVGLLTALLVQLFPQFLNIVALYLVFVVVSEYYPALGFNTPWALILLTLGTALGVNTWLMKGFFDTVPRDLDESAKVDGATHAQVFFGIILPLVRPILAVTGLLAFIATVSEFIIASVFLTDDRSKTVAVGLYGLVASGIQRNDNFGVFAAGALITAIPTVLLFQYLQRYIVGGLTAGAVKG, from the coding sequence ATGACCGGCGTGCAGACCGCCCCGCCCCCCTCGGTCAACCCCGGCGGTGAAGGCGGCGACCCGCCGCCCGGCGCCGTCCGGCTCGGCGGTACCCGGGGTGGCTGGTTCCGCCAGGTCGGCTGGCGGCACCTCGTCGGCCTGCTCGCCCTGGCCTTCGCGCTCTTCCCGATCCTGTTCGTGGTCTCCGCCGCGTTCAACCCGGTCGGGACGCTGAGCTCCTCCACGCTCGTCCCGACCGGCGCCAGCCTCGCCAACTTCACCGAGCTGTTCACCGAGACCCGGTTCGCGCGCTGGTTCGGCAACACCCTGCTCATCGGCCTGCTGTCGGCCGGGCTGTCGGTGTTCCTGTCGGCCTGCGCGGCCTTCGCCTTCTCGCGGTTCCGGTTCACCGGCCGGCGGGTCGGTCTGCTGACCGCGCTGCTGGTCCAGCTGTTCCCGCAGTTCCTCAACATCGTCGCGCTGTACCTGGTGTTCGTGGTGGTCAGCGAGTACTACCCGGCCCTCGGCTTCAACACCCCGTGGGCGCTGATCCTGTTGACCCTCGGGACGGCGCTGGGCGTGAACACGTGGCTGATGAAGGGCTTCTTCGACACCGTCCCCCGGGACCTCGACGAGTCGGCCAAGGTCGACGGCGCCACCCACGCGCAGGTCTTCTTCGGCATCATCCTGCCCCTGGTCCGGCCGATCCTGGCGGTGACCGGCCTGCTGGCCTTCATCGCCACGGTGAGCGAGTTCATCATCGCCAGCGTCTTCCTCACCGACGACCGGTCGAAGACCGTGGCGGTCGGGCTCTACGGCCTGGTGGCCTCCGGCATCCAGCGCAACGACAACTTCGGGGTGTTCGCCGCCGGGGCGCTGATCACCGCCATCCCGACCGTGCTGCTGTTCCAGTACCTGCAGCGCTACATCGTCGGTGGGCTGACGGCCGGTGCGGTGAAGGGGTGA